A part of Numenius arquata chromosome 16, bNumArq3.hap1.1, whole genome shotgun sequence genomic DNA contains:
- the PRODH gene encoding proline dehydrogenase 1, mitochondrial, producing MAPPPAARALCAAVPRLAAPRRPRSAPAAAPRGAAPPPAAGRGARPVPPPPPPAAPPRGAERGPPPAVDFGDAQEAFRSKSSAELLRGLLVLGLCAVGPLVEHNRQLLQLGQRVLGQALFERLMKMTFYGQFVAGEDQEAIKPLIRRNQAFGVGAVLDYSVEEDLSAEEAERKELDSCTSAAEKEMGGAEQREKKYRAHRGFGDRRGGVISARTYFYADEAKCDQHMETFLGCIDASSGSSEDGFSAIKLTALGRPQFLLQFSEVLVKWRRFFHQMAAEQGQAGRAAVEMKLEAEKLQEALANLGIATKAESQHWFTGENLGVSGTVDLLDWNSLIDSRTKLSKLLLVPNMQTRQLEPLLSRFTEEEDLQMKRMLQRMDTLAKRATEKGVRLMVDAEQSYFQPAISRLTLEMQRRFNRDRAIIFNTYQCYLKEAYDNVTVDVELSRREGWHFGAKLVRGAYMEQERERAAQIGYEDPINPTYEKTNEMYHRCLDYVLEEIKHSRKASVMVASHNEDTVKFTLRRMMELGIHPSEKKVCFGQLLGMCDQITFPLGQAGFPVYKYVPYGPVNEVLPYLSRRAQENRGFMQRANRERDLLWREFKRRLLAGSLFSPNH from the exons ATGgctcctccgcccgccgcccgggCGCTCTGCGCCGCCGTCCCCCGCctggccgccccccgccgcccccgctccgcgcctgccgctgccccccgcggggccgctccgccgccggccGCGGGCAGGGGCGCCcggccggtgccgccgccgccgccgccggctgccCCTCCGCGGGGTGCGGAGCGGGGCCCCCCGCCCGCCGTGGATTTCGGGGACGCGCAGGAGGCGTTCCGCAGCAAGAGCAGCGCGGAGCTGCTGCgggggctgctggtgctggggctcTGCGCCGTCGGGCCGCTGGTGGAGCACAACCGGCAG ctgctgcagctgggccAGCGGGTGCTGGGGCAGGCGCTGTTCGAGCGGCTGATGAAGATGACCTTCTACGGGCAGTTCGTGGCCGGGGAGGACCAGGAGGCTATCAAACCGCTCATCCGGCGGAACCAGGCCTTCGGCGTGGGGGCCGTGCTGGACTACAGCGTGGAGGAGGACCTGAGCGCCGAGGAGGCCGAGCGCAAGGAGCTGGA CTCCTGCACCTCTGCAGCCGAGAAGGAGATGGGAG GAGCAGAGCAAAGGGAGAAGAAATACCGAGCCCATCGGGGATTTGGGGATCGCCGCGGTGGGGTCATTAGCGCCCGCACGTATTTCTATGCTGACGAGGCCAAGTGCGACCAGCACATGGAGACTTTCCTTGGCTGCATTGACGCCTCAA GTGGCAGCTCAGAGGACGGCTTCTCGGCCATCAAGCTGACGGCGCTGGGCAGACCTCAGTTCCTG ctgcagttctcggaggtgctGGTGAAGTGGCGGAGGTTCTTCCACCAAATGGCCGCggagcagggccaggctgggcGGGCAGCAGTGGAGATGAAGCTGGAGGCAGAGAAGCTGCAG GAGGCCCTGGCCAACCTCGGCATCGCAACCAAGGCAGAGAGCCAGCACTGGTTCACAGGCGAGAACCTGGGTGTCAGCGG cactgTGGACCTGCTGGACTGGAATAGCCTGATTGACAGCCGCACCAAGCTCTCCAAGCTGCTGCTTGTCCCCAACATGCAG ACCAGGCAGCTGGAGCCTCTGCTCTCACGCTTCACTGAGGAGGAGGATCTGCAGATGAAGCGGATGCTGCAGCGGATGGACACCCTTGCCAag AGAGCCACGGAGAAGGGCGTGAGGCTGATGGTGGATGCAGAGCAGAGCTACTTCCAGCCAGCCATCAGCCGCCTCACCCTGGAGATGCAGCGCCGCTTCAACAGGGATCGGGCGATTATCTTCAACACCTACCAGTGCTACCTGAAG GAGGCTTATGACAATGTGACGGTGGATGTGGAGCTGTCGCGCCGGGAGGGCTGGCACTTTGGCGCCAAGCTGGTCCGTGGTGCCTACATGGAGCAGGAGCGGGAGAGGGCAGCCCAGATTGGCTATGAGGATCCTATCAACCCCACCTACGAGAAGACCAACGAGATGTACCACAG GTGCCTGGACTACGTCCTGGAGGAGATCAAGCACAGCCGGAAAGCCAGCGTGATGGTGGCATCTCACAACGAGGACACAGTGAAGTTTACCCTGcgcag GATGATGGAGCTTGGGATCCATCCTTCGGAGAAGAAGGTGTGCTTCGGGCAGCTGCTGGGCATGTGTGACCAGATCACCTTCCCCCTGG GTCAGGCCGGCTTCCCCGTCTACAAGTACGTGCCCTATGGCCCGGTGAATGAGGTGCTGCCCTACCTGTCCCGACGGGCCCAGGAGAACAGGGGGTTCATGCAGAGGGCAAACCGGGAGCGGGACCTTCTCTGGAGGGAATTCAAGAGGCGACTCCTCGCAGGCAGCCTCTTCAGCCCCAACCACTAA